The DNA segment CCGCGCGAACAGGTCCACCACCGGCACCGAACCCCCCTGGCGGATGAACCGCGTGGGCGCCCCGTACGCGTCCGTCCACGCCCGGGCGGCCGCCTGTACCGCCGGCACCTCCGGAGAGATCACCCACGGCCTGCCCGTGTGCAGCTTGCGGACGTCGACCCGATAGACGGGGTGCGTGTTCTTGCGGACGTACCTCTCGAAGGCCCGGAACACCCGGTCTGGGTTCTGGTCGGGGACCAGCCGCATGCTCACCTTGGCCAGACACCGAGCCGGCAGCACGGTCTTGGCACCGGGTCCGACGAATCCACCGCCCATCCCGTGGATCTCCAGCGTCGGGCGCGACCACAGGCGCTCCCACAGGGAACGGCCTTCCTCACCGAGCGTCCCCTGCACGCCGATGGCCCGCATCCACTCCCGTTCGTCCACCGGCAGCTCGCGCCACGAGCGCAGTTCTGCTTCGCTGGGATCCCGCACGGTCCGGTAGTAGCCGGGGATGCGGATGCGGTGCTTGCGGTCCCGCAGCGACGCCAGCACGCGCACCATCTCGTGGAACGGATTCGGCGCCGCGCCGCCGAACACACCGGAGTGGAGGTCCGTGGTCGGGCCTTGCATCTCGATCTCGGTGTAGAGGATGCCGCGCAGGCCGACGGTGATCGCCGGCACGCCAGTAGCGAAGAACCCGGAATCCATCACGAACGCGCAGTCGGCGCGCAGACGACGCTTGTGGCGCGACACGTAGGCAGCGACCTCGACGCCCCCGCTCTCTTCTTCCCCCTCGACGAGCAACTTGACGTTGACCGGCAGCCC comes from the Armatimonadota bacterium genome and includes:
- a CDS encoding dipeptidase, giving the protein MEGAFAYAQDNRDRFLRELGEWLRIPSISALPEHAADCERAAQWLADHLKRIGVRKVEVVPSDRRHPLVYAEWMGAPGAPTVLVYGHYDVQPVDPLDLWASAPFEPVVRGENLYARGACDDKGQVFATVKAIEALLATDGLPVNVKLLVEGEEESGGVEVAAYVSRHKRRLRADCAFVMDSGFFATGVPAITVGLRGILYTEIEMQGPTTDLHSGVFGGAAPNPFHEMVRVLASLRDRKHRIRIPGYYRTVRDPSEAELRSWRELPVDEREWMRAIGVQGTLGEEGRSLWERLWSRPTLEIHGMGGGFVGPGAKTVLPARCLAKVSMRLVPDQNPDRVFRAFERYVRKNTHPVYRVDVRKLHTGRPWVISPEVPAVQAAARAWTDAYGAPTRFIRQGGSVPVVDLFARLLGQPVVVTGFGLPDDNVHAPNEKVNLPLMWRGIEAVVRFFHYVKAAG